The following are encoded together in the Flavihumibacter fluvii genome:
- a CDS encoding SulP family inorganic anion transporter: protein MFRPKLIDTLKQYDKAQLYKDLTAGIIVGIVALPLAIAFAIASGVSPEKGLITAVVAGFIISVLGGSKVQIGGPTGAFIVVVYGIVVQYGENGLVIATIMAGILLIIMGLTKMGTLIKFIPHPLITGFTTGIALIILTSVIKDFFGLTMGVVPADFIDKWIAFSRAIPSINPYAILISATTVLIILFWPRITYKIPGSLIAIILTTVLTRFFPIPVETISGRYGTISANFTLPHFPDFEWATIQQMVRPAFTIAMLAAIESLLSAVVADGMIGGNHRSNTELIAQGTANVFSAAMGGIPATGAIARTATNVKNGARTPVAGIIHALTLLCIVLVAGKWAGLIPMATLAGILVVVAYDMSEWKNFLAIAKGSRSDAAVLISTFLLTVLVDLTVAIEIGMVLAAFLFMRNMTKISSVEALTSENEETDQPDNNIPKLPPGVELFEINGPMFFGAAYKFKDAIRAIEKKPKALIIRMRNVPIIDATGINILRDVHASLHKTGTKLILAEVISEQVMSELKKSRLLFAIGKANVLSSLDKAVERTLHL from the coding sequence AGCACAATTATATAAAGACCTCACAGCCGGAATTATTGTAGGTATTGTGGCATTACCCCTGGCTATTGCATTTGCAATTGCATCAGGAGTATCGCCTGAAAAAGGCCTGATCACCGCCGTCGTAGCGGGTTTCATCATTTCAGTATTAGGCGGAAGTAAGGTGCAGATCGGCGGCCCGACAGGTGCATTCATCGTAGTTGTATATGGTATCGTGGTACAATATGGCGAAAACGGATTGGTGATTGCGACGATAATGGCAGGCATTTTACTGATCATCATGGGGCTCACTAAAATGGGTACACTGATCAAATTCATCCCTCACCCGCTGATCACCGGCTTTACCACCGGTATTGCGCTCATCATCCTGACATCGGTGATCAAAGATTTTTTCGGATTAACCATGGGGGTTGTCCCGGCCGATTTCATTGACAAATGGATCGCATTTTCGAGGGCAATACCCAGTATCAATCCCTATGCTATACTGATATCTGCCACAACTGTGCTCATCATCCTGTTCTGGCCCAGGATCACGTATAAAATTCCCGGTTCACTGATCGCCATCATCCTAACAACAGTCCTTACCCGGTTTTTTCCCATCCCGGTAGAAACCATTTCCGGCCGGTATGGTACCATCTCGGCGAATTTCACGCTACCGCATTTTCCCGACTTCGAATGGGCCACCATACAACAAATGGTCAGGCCCGCTTTCACCATTGCGATGCTTGCCGCCATAGAATCGCTGTTATCAGCCGTTGTAGCAGATGGGATGATCGGCGGAAATCATAGGAGTAATACGGAACTGATCGCGCAGGGTACGGCAAATGTTTTCTCAGCGGCGATGGGCGGCATTCCGGCAACCGGTGCAATTGCCCGGACTGCCACCAATGTAAAAAATGGCGCAAGGACCCCGGTGGCAGGCATAATACATGCATTGACCTTGTTATGCATCGTATTGGTGGCAGGCAAATGGGCCGGACTGATCCCTATGGCTACCCTGGCAGGCATATTGGTAGTTGTAGCATATGACATGAGCGAATGGAAGAATTTTCTGGCCATCGCTAAAGGATCAAGAAGTGATGCAGCAGTTCTGATCAGCACTTTCTTATTAACTGTTCTGGTCGACCTTACAGTAGCCATAGAAATCGGAATGGTTCTGGCAGCTTTTTTATTCATGCGCAATATGACTAAGATCAGTTCAGTGGAAGCGCTGACCAGTGAAAATGAAGAGACCGACCAGCCAGACAACAATATTCCAAAGCTCCCGCCCGGTGTTGAACTATTTGAGATCAATGGTCCAATGTTTTTTGGTGCAGCCTATAAATTCAAGGATGCCATTCGCGCCATTGAAAAAAAACCCAAAGCCCTGATCATCAGGATGCGGAATGTGCCGATCATTGATGCCACGGGTATCAATATTTTGCGGGATGTCCATGCCTCATTACATAAAACCGGCACCAAACTGATCCTCGCTGAAGTGATCAGCGAACAGGTGATGAGCGAATTAAAAAAATCCCGCCTGCTTTTTGCCATAGGCAAGGCCAATGTATTGTCCAGCCTCGACAAAGCCGTTGAGCGCACCCTTCATCTTTAA
- a CDS encoding DNA polymerase III subunit alpha, translating into MYLNCKTYFSLRYGTFNTEELVKAAVDMGIGAMALTNINNTSDAWDFYQHCTTYGVKPILGAEIRNSDKTCYILLAANLQGFEWINEFLSVHLQQDIPFPERAPENGFFRHPQDGFVIYPLLQKAPADLLQNEFIGVQAAHITKLFSFPVNTYRHKLVVLHPVSFQDKQHYNAHRLLRAIHHNTLLSKLTGDQQGSPHEIFQPPGKILEAFTHYPFIITNTYQLIEAIQIEIELQTDKNKKNLTATPDDDKIFLAKLAKDGCLQRYGKRNKTAMDRVNKELAIIDQLGFNAYFLMTWDIIRYAQSRGYYYVGRGSGANSIVAYCLQITDVDPIELDLYFERFLNPYRTSPPDFDIDFSWLDRDDVIDYVFKRYGKKQVALLGMVTTFQYNALIRELGKVFGLPKGEIDQLAVKGYYSRNNKFEPNKAEDQIQRLILQYGKLLVNFPNHLSIHPGGMLISEHAIYQYTAVYMPPKGFPTAQIDMFVAENIGLYKLDILSQRGLGHIKEALRLIRENQQVSVNIHDIDAFKKDKKVKDQIRRVDTIGCFYIESPAMRQLLKKLECDDYLTLVAASSIIRPGVASSGMMKAYIERYHKPDSFEYIHPVMKELLQETYGVMVYQEDVIKVAHHFAGLDMGEADILRRAMSGKYRGTKEMDRIREKFFINCTERGYEETVSREVWRQIESFGGYSFSKAHSASFAVESYQSLYLKTYYPKEFMVAVINNFGGFYSRELYFYELHKSGAVIHPPCINNSDWLTNIKGNDVYTGFIHLKSLEKTTAENIIDERKKNGPFLHLQDLIERTGPGKETLNLLIRINALGFTGKPKKQLLWEANFLQAHQPQKIPADPVLFHEGPLEFELPELPAYPLEDLYDQVELMDFPLHNPFPMVDDEPAKYIAARDMPQYLNQNITMLGYLITYKPVRTIKGDTMCFGTFIDAALNWIDTIHFPDSLARYPLQGNGFYRMTGKVVADFGVYNLEVHQQQKIGLKKRTTIPGHAD; encoded by the coding sequence ATGTACCTCAATTGCAAAACTTATTTCAGCCTCCGCTACGGCACTTTCAATACAGAAGAACTGGTAAAAGCCGCCGTAGATATGGGTATTGGTGCGATGGCCCTTACCAATATCAACAACACCAGTGATGCCTGGGATTTTTACCAGCACTGTACCACATATGGCGTAAAACCCATACTGGGCGCAGAGATCAGGAATAGCGACAAAACCTGTTATATTTTATTGGCTGCAAACCTGCAGGGTTTCGAATGGATCAATGAATTTTTATCGGTCCACCTTCAGCAGGATATTCCCTTCCCGGAAAGGGCACCTGAAAATGGATTTTTCCGGCATCCCCAGGATGGGTTTGTGATCTATCCGCTGCTACAAAAGGCACCGGCCGATTTGTTGCAAAATGAATTCATCGGCGTTCAGGCGGCCCATATTACTAAATTATTTAGCTTTCCGGTGAATACATACCGTCACAAACTGGTGGTCCTGCACCCGGTGAGTTTCCAGGATAAACAACATTATAATGCACACCGTTTATTGCGTGCCATCCACCACAATACCTTACTATCCAAATTAACCGGAGACCAGCAGGGCTCACCACATGAAATATTCCAGCCGCCGGGTAAGATACTGGAAGCATTCACACATTATCCGTTCATCATCACCAATACCTACCAGCTGATCGAAGCCATCCAAATTGAAATTGAGTTACAAACCGACAAGAATAAAAAAAACCTGACAGCAACACCCGATGATGATAAAATCTTTCTCGCCAAACTCGCGAAAGACGGTTGCCTCCAACGTTATGGCAAACGCAATAAAACAGCAATGGACCGTGTGAACAAAGAACTGGCCATTATTGACCAATTAGGGTTCAATGCCTATTTCCTCATGACCTGGGATATCATCCGTTATGCGCAAAGCCGGGGTTATTATTATGTCGGCAGGGGGAGTGGCGCCAATTCAATCGTAGCGTATTGCCTCCAGATTACTGATGTTGATCCGATTGAACTTGACCTTTATTTCGAAAGGTTCCTAAATCCATACCGTACATCCCCGCCCGATTTTGATATCGATTTTTCCTGGCTCGACCGCGATGATGTGATCGATTATGTGTTCAAACGATACGGCAAAAAACAGGTTGCCCTACTGGGTATGGTCACCACTTTTCAATACAATGCACTCATCCGCGAACTTGGCAAGGTATTCGGCTTACCCAAAGGGGAGATCGACCAACTGGCCGTGAAAGGGTATTACTCCCGCAACAATAAATTCGAACCCAATAAAGCCGAAGACCAGATCCAGCGCCTGATTTTGCAGTACGGAAAACTCCTGGTGAATTTCCCCAACCACCTTAGCATCCACCCCGGTGGTATGCTGATCAGTGAACATGCAATTTATCAATATACGGCCGTGTATATGCCACCCAAGGGATTTCCAACAGCACAGATCGATATGTTTGTGGCGGAAAATATTGGCCTGTATAAATTAGACATCCTGAGCCAAAGGGGATTAGGCCACATTAAAGAAGCGCTTAGGCTGATCCGTGAGAACCAACAGGTCAGCGTGAACATCCATGATATTGATGCGTTCAAAAAAGATAAAAAAGTAAAAGACCAGATCAGGCGGGTAGATACCATCGGATGCTTTTATATTGAGAGTCCGGCTATGCGCCAACTACTGAAAAAACTGGAATGCGACGACTACCTAACCCTTGTTGCAGCCAGTTCAATCATTCGTCCGGGTGTGGCCAGCAGCGGAATGATGAAAGCTTATATTGAGCGCTACCACAAACCTGATTCCTTTGAATACATCCATCCTGTGATGAAAGAACTGTTGCAGGAAACCTATGGCGTAATGGTATACCAGGAAGACGTGATCAAGGTAGCGCATCATTTCGCCGGACTCGATATGGGTGAAGCCGATATTCTGCGGAGGGCGATGAGTGGGAAATACCGCGGCACTAAAGAGATGGACCGCATCCGGGAAAAATTCTTTATCAATTGCACTGAACGGGGCTATGAAGAAACAGTGAGCAGGGAAGTATGGCGGCAGATCGAAAGTTTTGGTGGTTATAGTTTTTCGAAAGCGCATTCCGCATCCTTTGCCGTTGAAAGCTACCAGAGCCTTTACCTGAAGACCTATTATCCCAAAGAGTTCATGGTGGCGGTGATCAATAATTTTGGTGGTTTTTATAGCCGCGAATTGTATTTCTATGAACTGCATAAGTCAGGTGCAGTAATCCATCCGCCCTGCATCAACAACAGCGACTGGCTCACCAACATAAAAGGCAATGATGTATATACCGGTTTTATCCACTTGAAATCACTGGAGAAAACAACTGCTGAAAACATTATAGATGAAAGAAAGAAGAACGGGCCTTTTTTGCATTTGCAGGACCTGATCGAAAGGACCGGACCAGGCAAGGAAACACTTAACCTTCTGATCAGGATCAACGCATTGGGCTTCACTGGAAAACCCAAAAAACAATTGTTATGGGAAGCCAATTTCCTGCAGGCACACCAACCCCAGAAAATCCCGGCTGACCCGGTTTTGTTTCACGAGGGGCCATTGGAATTTGAATTACCTGAATTGCCGGCTTATCCGCTTGAAGACCTCTATGACCAGGTAGAACTGATGGATTTTCCCCTGCATAATCCATTCCCCATGGTGGATGATGAACCGGCAAAATATATCGCCGCCCGGGATATGCCACAATACCTGAACCAAAACATTACTATGCTGGGTTACCTGATCACCTACAAACCTGTTCGGACAATCAAGGGTGATACGATGTGTTTCGGCACTTTTATAGATGCTGCATTAAACTGGATCGATACCATACATTTTCCGGACAGCCTTGCCCGTTATCCATTACAGGGCAATGGTTTTTACCGGATGACCGGGAAAGTCGTGGCAGATTTTGGGGTATATAACCTGGAAGTGCACCAACAGCAAAAGATCGGATTGAAAAAAAGAACAACCATCCCCGGGCATGCTGATTAA